The proteins below come from a single Procambarus clarkii isolate CNS0578487 chromosome 44, FALCON_Pclarkii_2.0, whole genome shotgun sequence genomic window:
- the LOC123745228 gene encoding uncharacterized protein: MAIYPLIIIGLLSLVNGKTSQPQCTGVPLPFGKPETSTLTVYNEVSTVTRTVDVVTTVGVKDSCQLMIVCTGVVSVPRTEESDTVRTADNVFVTHFVTVTDNVQTEPIVTTLNLVESTTTVVEVITETVTCT, from the exons ATGGCCATATATCCCCTGATCATCATCGGACTCCTTAGTCTG GTAAATGGCAAAACATCCCAACCTCAATGCACCGGCGTGCCGCTCCCCTTCGGAAAGCCCGAAACCTCTACTCTTACAGTCTAT AACGAAGTCTCGACAGTAACCCGCACGGTCGACGTGGTAACCACAGTGGGAGTGAAAGACTCTTGCCAATTAATGATAGTCTGCACAGGG GTGGTGAGCGTGCCAAGGACGGAGGAATCGGACACAGTGAGAACGGCAGACAACGTCTTCGTAACTCACTTCGTCACCGTCACAGACAAT GTCCAGACCGAGCCTATAGTAACTACGCTAAACCTGGTAGAATCGACTACTACTGTTGTCGAAGTAATTACAGAGACGGTTACGTGTACTTAA